In Bos indicus isolate NIAB-ARS_2022 breed Sahiwal x Tharparkar chromosome 19, NIAB-ARS_B.indTharparkar_mat_pri_1.0, whole genome shotgun sequence, the following proteins share a genomic window:
- the RNF43 gene encoding E3 ubiquitin-protein ligase RNF43 isoform X2: protein MAGERGASAVLFDITEDRAAAEQLQQPLGLTWPVVLIWGHDAEKLMEFVYKNRKAHVRIELKEPPTWPDYDVWILLTVVGIIFVVILALVLRIRCRPRHSRPDPLQQRTAWAISQLATRSYRAGCRGARKEWPDSGSSCSSAPVCAICLEEFSEGQELRVISCLHEFHRTCVDPWLHQHRTCPLCMFNIVEGDSLSQSLGPSRAYQEPGRRLHLIRQHPGHAHYHLPAAYLLGPSRSAVARPTRPGPFLPSQEPGVGARHHRQPRTTHPRAPGEPQRLAVAPRPYAPGWGLSHLRCTSQHPATCPAPPRRTRPHDSSGSGESYRTERSGYLADGPASDSSSGPCHGSSSDSVVNCTDVSLQGIHGSSSTFRSSLSSDFDPLVYCSPEGEPPGKAAQPSMASRPRSLDSVVPVGETQVSSHVHYHRHRHHHYRRRFRWHGRKADPETAVPPSRPAVPRTQLQPEPPSPDLHATRCSPAALSGQPPAPQRPRALTEPAPGPPDASSSSPAASSLFHLQKSSLSVRHPQRRRRGGPLEPTPASRSQDLTTHPTCQIFPHYGPSLAHPWSPEAHPLFFGHPGLERRLLPEAPGPTYPSSQPVWLCLTPRQPLGPHPSGEGPSAWSSGNPEGRPCPYPHCQVLPAQPGTEEELEELCEQAV, encoded by the exons ATGGCGGGGGAGCGGGGCGCCAGCGCCGTCCTCTTTGACATCACGGAGGATCGCGCTGCTGCTGAGCAG CTGCAGCAGCCTTTGGGGCTGACGTGGCCTGTGGTGTTGATCTGGGGTCACGATGCCGAGAAGCTGATGGAGTTTGTGTACAAGAACCGAAAGGCCCACGTGAGGATTGAGCTGAAGGAGCCCCCGACCTGG CCAGATTACGATGTATGGATCCTCCTGACGGTGGTGGGCATCATCTTTGTGGTCATCCTGGCCTTGGTGCTGCGTATCCGGTGCCGCCCTCGCCACAGCAGGCCG GACCCCCTTCAGCAGCGAACAGCCTGGGCCATCAGCCAGCTGGCCACCAGGAGTTACCGGGCCGGCTGCCGGGGCGCCCGGAAGGAGTGGCCAGACTCTGGGAGCAGCTGCAGCTCCGCCCCGGTGTGCGCCATCTGCCTGGAGGAGTTCTCCGAGGGCCAG GAGCTCCGGGTCATTTCCTGCCTCCATGAGTTCCATCGTACCTGTGTGGACCCCTGGCTGCATCAGCATCGCACTTGCCCCCTCTGCATGTTCAACATCGTAG AGGGAGATTCGCTTTCACAGTCCCTGGGACCCTCTCGAGCTTACCAGGAACCGGGCCGGAGGCTACACCTCATTCGCCAGCACCCCGGCCACGCGCACTACCACTTGCCCGCCGCCTACCTGTTGGGCCCTTCCCGGAGCGCCGTGGCTCGGCCCACCCGGCCCGGCCCCTTCCTCCCGTCCCAGGAGCCAGGCGTGGGCGCGCGGCACCACCGCCAACCCAGAACCACACACCCCCGGGCTCCGGGCGAGCCCCAGCGCCTGGCGGTGGCCCCGCGCCCCTACGCGCCGGGCTGGGGCCTGAGCCACCTCCGCTGCACCTCCCAGCACCCTGCCACCTGCCCCGCGCCCCCTCGCCGGACCAGGCCCCACGACAGCAGCGGGTCCGGAGAGAGCTACCGCACAGAACGCAGCGGCTACCTGGCGGATGGGCCAGCCAGCGACTCCAGTTCGGGGCCCTGCCACGGCTCTTCGAGCGACTCCGTGGTTAACTGCACGGACGTCAGCCTGCAGGGCATCCACGGCAGCAGCTCCACCTTCCGCAGCTCCCTGAGCAGTGACTTCGACCCCCTGGTCTACTGCAGCCCCGAAGGGGAGCCCCCGGGGAAGGCGGCTCAGCCTAGCATGGCCTCCCGGCCCCGTTCTCTGGACTCAGTGGTGCCCGTGGGGGAAACGCAGGTTTCCAGCCACGTCCACTACCACCGCCACCGGCACCACCACTACAGAAGACGCTTCCGGTGGCACGGCAGGAAGGCTGATCCCGAAACTGCAGTCCCCCCATCCAGGCCTGCCGTTCCTCGGACACAGCTCCAGCCGGAGCCGCCTTCGCCCGATCTGCACGCGACCAGGTGCAGCCCAGCAGCCCTTTCAGGGCAGCCCCCCGCCCCGCAGCGGCCCCGGGCCCTCACGGAGCCAGCCCCCGGGCCACCCGACGCCTCCAGCTCCAGCCCCGCAGCCAGCAGCCTCTTCCACTTGCAGAAATCCAGCCTTTCTGTCCGACACCCACAGAGGAGACGGCGAGGGGGACCCCTGGAGCCCACCCCAGCCTCTCGATCCCAGGACTTGACTACCCACCCAACTTGCCAGATTTTCCCCCATTATGGCCCAAGCCTGGCACACCCTTGGTCCCCAGAGGCCCACCCACTGTTCTTCGGCCATCCAGGCCTGGAGAGGAGGCTGCTACCAGAAGCCCCAGGCCCTACATACCCGAGTTCCCAGCCAGtgtggttgtgtctgactccacgCCAGCCCCTCGGACCACACCCATCTGGGGAGGGGCCTTCCGCATGGAGTTCTGGCAACCCGGAGGGCAGGCCATGCCCTTATCCACACTGCCAGGTGCTACCAGCCCAGCCTG GCACagaagaggagctggaggagctgtGTGAACAGGCCGTGTGA